The window CCGAGTATGAGCACGGTGCTGTCGGTCAATGCGATCTTCTTCACTTCCGCCATGAGGTTCTGCATGACGGGGCTTACCGCTACCATGCTGTGTGATACATCCCGCAGCTTCGACACTTCCTCGTTCAGATAGACGTTCTGGCGTTCGAGCTCTATCTTTTCCTCCGCCCGCTTCAGTATGGCAAGCAATTCCTCGAAATGCAGCGGCTTGAGCAGATAATAGAACGCACCCTCCGTCATCGCCTGCACGGCGCTTTCGATGGTGCCGTATGCGGTGAGGAATATCACCGGCATCGTGAAGCCTGATTTTTTCATTTTTTTGATGAGCTCGATGCCGTTCTCATCGCCGATGAGAAGATCGGTGATGAGTATATCGACCTTTTCCGCCTGCAGCACCGTCATGGCAGAACTGATGTTCTCGGATTCTATGATGCGATACCCTTTGTCGGTCATTACGAAGGAAAGCATATTGCGTGCTTCGGCTTCGTCATCACAAATGAGTATAGTGTACTTCATGGGATCTCGCCTGAATCTTGCTGCCGGACGAATGCAGTATACTCATCGAATGGCAGTTTGTCAATATATTTGACACTATTTCATCGAGAAGTATGACGATACCGCGTAGAGAGAACCGGTTATCAATGTGCAATATCCGCTCTTTTGCAGGCTTTTCAGGCTTTCCATTGCCTGTGAAAAATCCGATATCTCCTCACAGGCAAAGCCATATGAACGCGCTTTTTCCGCTGACACATGCGCATCGGCGCTTTTATGCGACACCGGTGCCGTCACGATGAGATGCTCGGTAAAACCGGCGAGCGCCTCGCACATACCGTCGATATCCTTATCGAGGAGCGGCGCGAAAAGCACGGCGAATTCCCTTCCCGGCGCTATCGCACGTATCGCTGCTGTGACTTTCCGCATCGAATCGGCATTATGCGCGCCATCGACGATCGAAAGCGGTTCCCGCGATACGATATTCATCCGCCCGCGAATGGACAGGTCCCGCACCGATCTCGCCATGCGGCGTATCGTTCTCTCCGCGGGCGAAAGTACGATCTCAACGGCGCGAAGCGCAAGGGAAAGGTTCTCCATTTGGAACTCGCCGATGAGCGGCGTCTGTATCTCCACGCAGAGGCCGCTCCCGGACGTATATTCGAAACGCGTACCGTCGATCGATATATCCTTCAACACCGTTACTATGCCCGCGCCGAAAACCGTGAGCGGCGCGGCATGTTCTTCCGCAGTGCGGCGTATCACCGTAAGCGCATCCGTCGGCTGCATGGCGGAGATCACCGGTGCCGCAGTTTTGATGATGCCCGCTTTCTCACGCGCAATCTCCGGCAAGGTCGATCCGAGCTTATCCATGTGATCGAACGACAGCGACGTTATCACCACCGCATCGGGCATAACGACATTGGTGGAATCGAGCCGCCCGCCCATGCCCACTTCGATGACGGCCCAATCGACATGGCGTTCACGAAAATACATGAGCGCAAGCGCAGTGAAAAGCTCGAACGTCGTCGGCTTCATGGCATCCGGGAACGTATCGACAATGCCGGCCGCTCTGCCGGTGAGACGCATGAACTCCCTCTTCGGTATCATCGCCCCGTCGACCATTATCCGTTCGCGCACATCGAGGCAATGCGGCGACGTGAAAAGCCCCGTATGCTTCCCGTCCGCGCGGAGGAAACGCTCGGCCGCCGCTGCGGTAGAGCCCTTCCCTTTCGTACCGGCGATGTGGAGCACACGGAACGTCTGGGTATAACCGAGCGCATCGAGCAGACGCTGCATGCGTGTAAGGTTATAGTTCTCAGGGTCGTACGTCGCTGTACGGCGCGTCTCATAATTGACGAATGCATACAGCCAGTCGAGTGCGGCATCCATCGATGTGAACCGTTGTTTCATATCAGCTCGCACACCGCCACGCCTGCGATACGCGCACGGATGCGCTCCATCGTCTTCGACGTATAGGGTATCATGGATGCATAGTTCTCATCAAGCGTATTCGCGGGATCGAATTTCTGGAGTATCACATGCGCGCCGGTCAATACCGGGAGAAGCGCGTCCACATCAGCCTCATCGAGAATGCCGGGCGCCGCCGTAATGCGGAGATCCCATACGATGGGCGACTCCCTGAGCAGGGACAGCGTTTCATGCACACGTATGGCGGCATCGGGGATAGTGCATACGCGGCGGTACTTATTGAGCGCGGTCTTGATATCGAGCGACACATGGGAAAGCGAAGAGAGCGACGCTCGAACGGCGGAGGGGGTGCTTCCGTTCGTGTTCAGTTTTATCGGGAGCGACAGCGAATGCAATTCATCGATGATATCGGGCATGTCCGCGTGAAGCGTCGGCTCGCCGCCGGTCACCACGACACCGTCGATCTTGCCGCGAAGCGACGATATGCGTTCAAGCAGTTCATCATATCGCCAGTATGAAGCCGTCACCGGGACGTTCACCAGGAGCGGGTTATGGCAGTAGCCGCAGCGAAAATTGCATGACGCTGCGAAAAGTATGGCCGCGATACGTCCGGGGTAATCGATGAACGAGACATCCGACCCGCCGCGGACGAATATCCTATCCCGCGATCGGGTCATGACACACGCCGTCGATGCTTACTTCTTCGGCGGTAATCCGCTCGCAGGAGCGGGTGTTGCGGCCGGTGCCGCAGCGGAAGCCGTCGTCATCGTACAATTGCCGTTGAAGCGGCAGCCGCTCTGGATGACGAGGTCCGGAGTTTTGATATCACCGGAGATCTGCGAACTTCTCGCGAAAATAATGCTCTTTTTCGCTTCGACATTGCCTTCTATCCTGCCGTAGCAGACGATGGTATCGCTCTTGATATTGGCCTTGACAACGGCCTTGTCGCCGATGACAAGTTCGCCCGTAGCGTCTATTTCGCCTTCGAACGTTCCCTTTATCATGAGCGATGTCTTGAACGAAAGCGTACCTTTAAAAATGATATCGTCGGCGAGTACCGTTACGATGCTCTTCTCGTCGATCGTTACTGCGTCGCTTTCCGGTTGTTTTGCCATGTGCTTCTCCTCTCTGTGCTCTCTATCGTTCTGTGTATTATACCCTGGCTTTGTACGGCAACAGCGCCATGATGCGTGCGCGCTTTATCGCAAGCGATACGAGACGCTGATGCTTCGCGCAATTGCCGCTCAGGCGATGCGGGAGTATCTTTCCGCCCTCTTTCGTGAAACGGCGGAGGAATTTCCCGTCCTTATAATCGACCTCGTCCACCTTGCTCTTGCAGAAATGACAAACTTTGCGCTTAAAAAAGCGCTTCCGATCGTCATCCTTGCGACGCTCGCGACCGCCGCCGCCGTCGGACGGCGGGGGACTTGCCGGCGGGGCTTCGGGTGCCGGGTTCTCAGATACTATTTCGTCAGCCATTGTTCTCTCCTTGTACTATCTATCGTGTTGCATTATTTTCGTTCAGAAAGGCACTTCGTCGTCATTAAAACCTTCGCCCGCACTTGCTGCATTGCTTGACGCAGCACTTGTTGCATTACCTGTTGCACCGCCTGCCGCATTCGACTGCGCATCCGCCGGGGCAGCGCCTTCACCGGATGAACCGCCGCCTTCGCCTTTCGCGCCGAGCATCTGCATATCATTGATGATGATCTCGATGCGGGAGCGATTGCCGCCGCTCTGCTTGTCCTGCCAGCGCTGCTGCCGGAGCGTTCCACGCACGGCTATCTGCTTCCCTTTCTTAAGGTAGGTATTGCAGGTATCCGCGAGCTTGCCGAAGGCGACGATATCGAAAAAGTTCACATCATTCGTCTTATTGGCACCGTAATAATTGTTCGCGAGCGAAAAGCTCGCCTTTGTGGTCCCGGTCGGCAACTGATCGGATTTCGGGTCCGCGGTCAATCTCCCGATGAGAACGACCGAGTTCAGATCGCTGTATGCCATTGCCCCTCCCCTACTTGCCGAGCGCTATTATCATGCTGCGGAGTATGTTCGCGTCGTGCTTAAGCTCGCTCTCGATGCCGGAAATTACTTTCGGCTCCGCCTTGAAATGGTAGAAATAGTAATGCCCGTCCCGCACCTTGCCGATGTCGTAGGCAAGCTCTTTGACGCCGAAATCTTCTTCCTTCTCGATGACGCAGCCATGCGCATCGAGAGAAGCCTTTACCTTGTCCTTCGCCCGCAGGAACACGGCATCGTTGTTCTCGCTGAAGAACAGTATCTCGTACAGTTTCATGGGAACTCCTTGGTCTGATGGCATACGGTCAAGCCGCATGCAGAGTTGTAATGTGCGGGGCATTATATATGAACGGGCCGCGCTGTCAACAGCGATCCGCGCTTTGCGAGAAGATTGAGCATCTGCAGGCGGAATATTCCTGCTGGGGGTAGCAGACAATAACCGTGAAGCATCTGCGGCAGTTTCAGCTCGTGATAAATCACAAGCGGGTGATGCGTAAATTCCGCTTATTCCGCAGGCATCGCAATTCTTGCATGAAACTCCATACCCCTGAAGCCGATGGCCTTCAGGCCGTTGGCTTTCCCCTTGCAGAAAGCGCAGCCCTTCAGGGCTGCGCTTAGAATACTCATCGTATGAGCATTTGCATTCTTACCCCATGTTCGATACCGAAAGATCCGGATTGCCCGGTCCGAAATGCTTGAGCATGACTATCGGATCCGTCGTCGAAGGATTCGTTATGC is drawn from Spirochaetota bacterium and contains these coding sequences:
- a CDS encoding polymer-forming cytoskeletal protein, giving the protein MAKQPESDAVTIDEKSIVTVLADDIIFKGTLSFKTSLMIKGTFEGEIDATGELVIGDKAVVKANIKSDTIVCYGRIEGNVEAKKSIIFARSSQISGDIKTPDLVIQSGCRFNGNCTMTTASAAAPAATPAPASGLPPKK
- a CDS encoding anaerobic ribonucleoside-triphosphate reductase activating protein; translated protein: MTRSRDRIFVRGGSDVSFIDYPGRIAAILFAASCNFRCGYCHNPLLVNVPVTASYWRYDELLERISSLRGKIDGVVVTGGEPTLHADMPDIIDELHSLSLPIKLNTNGSTPSAVRASLSSLSHVSLDIKTALNKYRRVCTIPDAAIRVHETLSLLRESPIVWDLRITAAPGILDEADVDALLPVLTGAHVILQKFDPANTLDENYASMIPYTSKTMERIRARIAGVAVCELI
- a CDS encoding single-stranded DNA-binding protein; the encoded protein is MAYSDLNSVVLIGRLTADPKSDQLPTGTTKASFSLANNYYGANKTNDVNFFDIVAFGKLADTCNTYLKKGKQIAVRGTLRQQRWQDKQSGGNRSRIEIIINDMQMLGAKGEGGGSSGEGAAPADAQSNAAGGATGNATSAASSNAASAGEGFNDDEVPF
- the rpsF gene encoding 30S ribosomal protein S6; this encodes MKLYEILFFSENNDAVFLRAKDKVKASLDAHGCVIEKEEDFGVKELAYDIGKVRDGHYYFYHFKAEPKVISGIESELKHDANILRSMIIALGK
- a CDS encoding folylpolyglutamate synthase/dihydrofolate synthase family protein, whose protein sequence is MKQRFTSMDAALDWLYAFVNYETRRTATYDPENYNLTRMQRLLDALGYTQTFRVLHIAGTKGKGSTAAAAERFLRADGKHTGLFTSPHCLDVRERIMVDGAMIPKREFMRLTGRAAGIVDTFPDAMKPTTFELFTALALMYFRERHVDWAVIEVGMGGRLDSTNVVMPDAVVITSLSFDHMDKLGSTLPEIAREKAGIIKTAAPVISAMQPTDALTVIRRTAEEHAAPLTVFGAGIVTVLKDISIDGTRFEYTSGSGLCVEIQTPLIGEFQMENLSLALRAVEIVLSPAERTIRRMARSVRDLSIRGRMNIVSREPLSIVDGAHNADSMRKVTAAIRAIAPGREFAVLFAPLLDKDIDGMCEALAGFTEHLIVTAPVSHKSADAHVSAEKARSYGFACEEISDFSQAMESLKSLQKSGYCTLITGSLYAVSSYFSMK
- the rpsR gene encoding 30S ribosomal protein S18; protein product: MADEIVSENPAPEAPPASPPPSDGGGGRERRKDDDRKRFFKRKVCHFCKSKVDEVDYKDGKFLRRFTKEGGKILPHRLSGNCAKHQRLVSLAIKRARIMALLPYKARV